The following proteins are encoded in a genomic region of Lycium ferocissimum isolate CSIRO_LF1 unplaced genomic scaffold, AGI_CSIRO_Lferr_CH_V1 ctg19088, whole genome shotgun sequence:
- the LOC132042898 gene encoding uncharacterized protein LOC132042898 has product MEMSRLAPLSEVPTNEEESDSCSSKKAQTWRNWLRTHLPLLFISKKSDLRILLSVLGCPLFPVSFHPKISITQVSSSAEYIIQHFTAASGCRKIEGKVKNMYVSGKMGMAIVDEVGSTSSSAISQKGCFVLWQMVPDKWLIELVVGAHKVVAGCDGNVAWRHTPWLGSHAAKGPIRPLRRALQGLDPLAVAAVFSAAEYIGEKKILGIDSFVLKLCANHPDLTERSDNTAEMIKHVVFGYFSQRSGLLVYVEDSYLTRIQSPGSPPTYWETTMGTKVEDYRPVEGVMIAHSGCSSVIITRFGDSLKAGPAITRMEETYIIDDVAFSVPGLSIDSFIPPQGLNKDYPDHDLHSSSPLHP; this is encoded by the exons ATGGAAATGAGTCGTCTTGCGCCATTATCAGAAGTACCAACAAACGAAGAAGAAAGTGATTCTTGTTCCTCAAAGAAAGCACAGACATGGAGAAACTGGCTTAGAACTCACTTGCCTTTGCTCTTCATCTCTAAGAAATCTGACCTCAGGATTCTCCTCAGTGTTCTTGGCTGCCCTCTCTTTCCTGTTTCTTTTCATCCTAAGATCTCCATTACTCAA GTATCGTCATCAGCTGAATACATAATTCAACACTTCACAGCAGCAAGTGGGTGTAGGAAGATAGAAGGGAAAGTGAAGAACATGTATGTCAGCGGAAAAATGGGAATGGCCATAGTGGACGAGGTTGGATCAACTAGTAGTAGTGCCATTTCACAAAAGGGCTGCTTTGTTTTGTGGCAAATGGTACCTGACAAGTGGTTGATTGAGCTAGTTGTTGGTGCTCACAAAGTTGTAGCTGGTTGTGATGGCAATGTTGCTTGGAGGCACACACCTTGGCTAGGTTCTCATGCTGCCAAAGGCCCCATCCGCCCTCTCCGTCGAGCTCTTCAG GGGCTTGATCCACTGGCTGTAGCAGCAGTTTTCTCTGCAGCGGAATACATTGGTGAAAAGAAAATCTTGGGCATTGATTCCTTTGTTCTAAAATTATGCGCAAATCATCCCGACTTAACTGAAAGGAGTGACAACACAGCAGAGATGATCAAGCATGTCGTCTTTGGTTACTTCAGCCAAAGAAGTGGATTGCTAGTTTATGTAGAAGACTCATACTTGACCAGAATCCAGTCTCCGGGTTCCCCTCCAACGTATTGGGAAACAACAATGGGTACAAAAGTTGAGGACTATCGGCCTGTTGAGGGAGTGATGATCGCACACTCGGGTTGTTCAAGCGTGATTATCACAAGATTTGGGGACAGCTTAAAGGCAGGGCCTGCAATCACCCGAATGGAAGAGACGTATATCATTGATGATGTTGCATTCAGCGTCCCCGGCCTCTCTATTGACTCCTTCATTCCTCCTCAAGGATTAAACAAGGACTATCCTGACCACGATCTTCACTCCAGCTCACCATTACATCCATAA